In Aquipuribacter hungaricus, a genomic segment contains:
- a CDS encoding PPOX class F420-dependent oxidoreductase produces MPMPDELLRLLRLPSTCYLATTMPDGSPQLTQTWVDTDGEHILVNTVEGYQKTRNVARDPRVAVTVSDPGNPSRYFSARGLVVSATTEGAAEHIDALAQRYLGTPYPWYGGRDQVRVVLAIRPDSLHAMG; encoded by the coding sequence ATGCCCATGCCCGACGAGCTCCTCCGCCTGCTCCGGCTGCCCAGCACCTGCTACCTCGCCACGACCATGCCCGACGGGTCGCCGCAGCTGACCCAGACCTGGGTGGACACCGACGGCGAGCACATCCTCGTCAACACGGTCGAGGGCTACCAGAAGACCCGCAACGTGGCCCGCGACCCCCGGGTGGCGGTCACGGTGTCCGACCCCGGCAACCCGTCGAGGTACTTCTCCGCCCGCGGCCTCGTGGTGAGCGCGACGACGGAGGGCGCGGCCGAGCACATCGACGCCCTCGCCCAGCGCTACCTGGGCACCCCCTACCCCTGGTACGGCGGCCGCGACCAGGTCCGCGTCGTCCTGGCGATCCGGCCCGACTCCCTGCACGCCATGGGCTGA